Proteins encoded by one window of Superficieibacter sp. HKU1:
- a CDS encoding DUF2158 domain-containing protein gives MVFMVSDEVMTKNGGRHMVVTGYASGMVECRWYDGLGVKREAFREEELLPGDGYFHRHPDP, from the coding sequence ATGGTCTTTATGGTCAGCGATGAAGTGATGACTAAAAACGGCGGGCGGCACATGGTGGTCACGGGCTATGCCAGTGGCATGGTGGAGTGCCGCTGGTATGACGGCTTGGGCGTAAAGCGGGAGGCGTTTCGGGAAGAAGAGTTATTACCGGGGGACGGTTATTTTCACCGCCACCCGGATCCGTAA
- a CDS encoding DUF808 domain-containing protein has protein sequence MAGSSLLTLLDDIATLLDDISLMGKLAAKKTAGVLGDDLSLNAQQVSGVRANRELPVVWGVAKGSLLNKVILVPLALLISAFLPWAITPLLMIGGAFLCFEGAEKILHTLHARKHKESPEARQERLASIAKQDPKTFERDKVKGAIRTDFILSAEIVAITLGIVAEAPLLTQVLILSGIAILVTIGVYGIVAVIVKLDDMGFWLVEKTNALAQALGKTLLFIAPWLMKILSVVGTLAMFLVGGGIVVHGIAPLHHAIEHFSEQQSAAIQWLIPSLVNLVLGFILGLIVVAVVKMVSRVRQPAH, from the coding sequence TTGGCCGGATCGAGTTTGTTAACGCTTTTAGATGATATTGCCACCCTGCTGGATGATATCTCATTGATGGGAAAACTGGCGGCAAAGAAGACCGCTGGCGTACTGGGGGATGATTTATCGCTTAACGCTCAGCAGGTCTCCGGCGTCCGTGCCAATCGGGAATTACCCGTCGTCTGGGGAGTGGCTAAAGGCTCGCTGCTAAATAAGGTGATTCTGGTGCCGCTGGCGCTGCTGATCAGCGCGTTTCTGCCGTGGGCAATTACGCCGCTGCTGATGATCGGTGGCGCATTTCTGTGTTTTGAGGGCGCAGAGAAAATCCTCCATACCCTGCACGCGCGCAAACATAAGGAAAGCCCCGAAGCGCGCCAGGAGCGATTAGCCTCTATCGCCAAACAGGATCCGAAAACGTTCGAGCGCGATAAAGTCAAAGGCGCAATCCGCACCGATTTCATTTTGTCAGCCGAGATCGTGGCCATTACCCTTGGCATCGTCGCCGAAGCGCCGTTGCTGACTCAGGTACTGATTTTGTCCGGCATTGCCATCCTTGTGACAATTGGCGTATATGGCATTGTTGCCGTTATTGTTAAGCTGGACGATATGGGCTTCTGGCTGGTGGAAAAAACCAATGCCCTGGCGCAGGCTCTCGGCAAAACGCTGTTATTTATCGCGCCGTGGTTGATGAAAATCCTTTCGGTGGTCGGCACGCTGGCGATGTTCCTCGTGGGTGGCGGCATTGTCGTGCACGGTATCGCGCCGCTGCATCATGCCATAGAGCATTTTAGCGAGCAGCAGAGCGCGGCGATCCAGTGGTTAATTCCGTCGCTGGTTAACCTGGTCCTCGGATTTATTCTCGGCCTGATCGTCGTTGCGGTGGTGAAAATGGTGTCACGCGTGCGCCAGCCTGCTCATTAA
- the yedA gene encoding drug/metabolite exporter YedA, with the protein MRFRQLLPLMSALFALYIIWGSTYFAIGIGVKSWPPLLMAGVRFSTAGVLLMAYLLIIGHKLPALRPILNAALIGVLLLAVGNGFVTIAEHQHVPSGIAAVMVATVPLFTLCFSRFFGIATRKLEWLGIAIGLAGIILLNSGGNLNGNPWGAVLILIGSVSWAFGSVYGSRIELPVGMMAGAIEMLAAGMVLLAASFLTGEKLTAMPGLSGFLAVGYLAIFGSVIAINAYMYLIRNVTPAIATSYAYVNPVVAVLLGTGFGGEHLSSVEWLALGVIIFAVVLVTLGKYLFPGRPVVTPCEIKK; encoded by the coding sequence ATGCGTTTCAGGCAACTTTTACCGCTGATGAGTGCGCTTTTCGCACTGTATATTATTTGGGGTTCCACTTATTTCGCGATAGGTATCGGCGTCAAGAGCTGGCCGCCGCTGCTGATGGCTGGCGTACGCTTTTCCACCGCAGGCGTGCTGCTAATGGCGTACCTGTTAATCATCGGCCACAAACTTCCTGCCCTGCGCCCGATACTCAATGCGGCGCTGATTGGCGTGCTTCTGCTCGCCGTAGGCAACGGTTTTGTCACCATCGCTGAACATCAGCACGTGCCGTCCGGGATTGCGGCGGTGATGGTCGCCACCGTACCGCTATTCACCCTGTGCTTTAGCCGCTTTTTCGGCATCGCCACCCGCAAGCTGGAATGGCTCGGCATTGCCATTGGCCTCGCGGGAATTATCCTGCTTAACAGCGGCGGCAACCTGAACGGAAATCCGTGGGGCGCAGTATTGATCCTGATAGGCTCGGTAAGCTGGGCATTTGGTTCGGTTTACGGTTCACGCATTGAACTGCCTGTCGGCATGATGGCCGGGGCGATTGAAATGCTGGCGGCGGGCATGGTGCTGCTGGCGGCATCGTTTTTAACGGGTGAGAAATTAACCGCGATGCCTGGACTGTCGGGGTTCCTCGCCGTCGGCTATCTGGCGATTTTCGGCTCGGTGATCGCCATCAACGCCTATATGTACCTTATCCGCAACGTCACGCCTGCGATTGCCACCAGCTACGCCTATGTTAACCCGGTGGTCGCCGTTTTACTGGGTACCGGCTTTGGCGGCGAACATCTCTCGTCAGTGGAATGGCTGGCGCTGGGAGTGATTATTTTTGCGGTGGTGCTGGTTACGCTGGGGAAATATCTCTTTCCGGGGCGTCCTGTGGTAACGCCGTGTGAGATCAAGAAATAA
- a CDS encoding very short patch repair endonuclease produces the protein MRAIGTRDTAIEKRLALLLETSGFTFTVQDAALPGRPDFVIAEYRCVIFTHGCFWHHHDCYLFKVPATRTEFWLEKIGKNVERDRRDVQRLMEQGWRVLIVWECALRGREKLSDSALTERLEEWICGGGDSAQIDTQGIHPLPVIS, from the coding sequence ATGCGGGCAATAGGCACCCGCGATACGGCCATTGAAAAGCGGCTGGCGCTGTTGCTGGAAACGTCCGGTTTTACCTTTACCGTACAGGATGCCGCGCTGCCGGGGCGTCCTGATTTTGTGATTGCCGAGTACCGCTGTGTGATCTTTACCCACGGCTGTTTCTGGCATCATCATGACTGCTATCTGTTTAAGGTTCCCGCGACCCGCACGGAGTTCTGGCTGGAAAAAATCGGTAAAAACGTTGAGCGTGACCGCCGCGATGTTCAGCGGCTGATGGAGCAGGGCTGGAGAGTATTGATCGTCTGGGAATGTGCGCTACGCGGACGAGAAAAGCTCAGCGACAGCGCCCTGACTGAGCGGCTTGAGGAGTGGATCTGCGGCGGCGGTGACAGCGCGCAGATCGACACTCAGGGCATTCATCCACTGCCGGTTATTTCTTGA
- a CDS encoding DNA cytosine methyltransferase, with amino-acid sequence MAIYDVKTLVAELSSLGEHHWSPAILKRVATSERAWQRLSENERAHLAALLPSPPVHHPHYAFRFVDLFAGIGGIRHGFEAIGGQCVFTSEWNKHAVRTYKANWYCDPEQHHFNEDIRDVTLSHQPEVSDRQAADHIREVIPQHDVLLAGFPCQPFSLAGVSKKNALGRAHGFACDTQGTLFFDVVRIIDARRPPIFVLENVKNLKSHDGGKTFRIIMQTLDELGYEVSDAAEMGADDPKIVDGQHFLPQHRERIVLVGFRRDLNLHNGFTLRDLPAFYPAQRLRFADLLEPVVDAKFILTPVLWKYLYHYAKKHQARGNGFGFGLVDPTNPHSVARTLSARYYKDGAEILIDRGWDMSLGEANFDDALNQQHRPRRLTPRECARLMGFEAPQGFQFRIPVSDTQAYRQFGNSVVVPAFAAVAKLLKPRILQAVALRKKEIGLGGRS; translated from the coding sequence ACGCTGGTCGCTGAACTGAGTTCGCTGGGTGAACATCACTGGAGCCCCGCCATTCTCAAGCGCGTGGCGACCAGTGAACGTGCCTGGCAGCGGCTGAGCGAGAATGAACGGGCCCATCTTGCGGCGCTGTTACCATCACCGCCCGTCCATCATCCCCATTATGCTTTTCGTTTCGTTGATCTTTTTGCCGGTATTGGCGGGATCCGCCACGGCTTTGAAGCCATCGGCGGGCAGTGCGTGTTTACCAGCGAATGGAATAAACACGCGGTGCGTACCTATAAAGCGAACTGGTATTGTGACCCGGAGCAGCATCATTTTAATGAAGATATTCGTGATGTTACCCTGAGCCACCAGCCAGAGGTCAGCGATCGGCAGGCGGCAGACCATATCCGCGAGGTCATCCCGCAGCATGACGTGCTGCTGGCGGGCTTTCCCTGCCAGCCCTTTTCGCTGGCGGGAGTCTCAAAGAAAAATGCGCTTGGCCGCGCGCACGGTTTTGCCTGTGATACCCAGGGGACGCTTTTCTTTGATGTGGTGCGCATTATCGACGCGCGCCGGCCGCCCATTTTCGTGCTGGAAAACGTCAAAAACCTGAAGAGCCATGACGGCGGTAAAACGTTCCGCATCATCATGCAGACGCTGGATGAGTTAGGCTACGAAGTGTCCGACGCCGCCGAAATGGGCGCGGACGATCCAAAAATTGTCGATGGCCAGCATTTTCTGCCACAGCATCGTGAGCGTATCGTGCTGGTGGGCTTTCGCCGCGATCTCAACCTGCATAACGGGTTTACGCTGCGCGATCTTCCCGCTTTTTACCCTGCGCAACGGCTGCGCTTTGCTGACCTGCTGGAGCCCGTGGTGGATGCCAAATTTATCCTGACGCCGGTGCTGTGGAAATACCTTTATCACTACGCCAAAAAGCATCAGGCGCGCGGCAACGGTTTTGGATTTGGGCTGGTCGATCCGACCAATCCCCATAGCGTCGCCCGCACGCTTTCCGCCCGTTATTACAAAGATGGTGCCGAAATTCTTATCGATCGCGGCTGGGATATGTCCCTAGGCGAGGCGAATTTCGATGATGCGCTGAATCAGCAGCATCGCCCGCGTCGTTTAACGCCGCGTGAGTGCGCCCGCTTAATGGGATTTGAAGCGCCGCAGGGCTTTCAGTTCCGTATTCCGGTATCCGATACCCAGGCCTATCGCCAGTTTGGTAATTCGGTGGTGGTTCCGGCATTTGCAGCGGTGGCAAAATTACTTAAGCCGCGCATCCTGCAGGCAGTGGCGCTACGTAAAAAAGAGATCGGATTAGGTGGACGTTCATAA